Proteins from a genomic interval of Cupriavidus sp. WKF15:
- a CDS encoding ABC transporter substrate-binding protein: MKATWFACGMLAATLGFAAPAAFAEQGVSKTAIRIGQSAGVSGPVAGSVKEQIEGAQVYLRAVNANGGVAGRRIELVTLDDGFDAKRTPDNVRKLLQDEKVFALFMVRGTPQNESILPIIAAEKVPLVAPLTGAITLHRPVNRYVFNVRAKYQDEVARAINHLATSGMTRIAIVYASDGFGKDVFEGFNVALQARGVQPAASASFARPMGDITQQVAAVNKADPQAVLVIGSGSEAARVIRDMRKAGSQAQFVTLSNNAADSFIKELGPDARGLIITQVVPGMNSSQMSLASEYRNLARQQNVDPSNAGMEGFMSAKVLVEGLRRAGPDLTRERLVAALENLRDYDLGGILISYSPARHTGSSFVEMSIVSSTGKLIR, encoded by the coding sequence ATGAAGGCAACATGGTTTGCGTGCGGCATGCTGGCCGCCACGCTGGGGTTCGCCGCGCCGGCGGCATTCGCGGAGCAGGGTGTCAGCAAGACCGCGATTCGCATCGGGCAATCGGCTGGCGTGAGCGGCCCGGTCGCAGGTTCGGTCAAGGAGCAGATCGAAGGCGCGCAGGTCTACCTGCGCGCGGTCAATGCAAACGGCGGCGTCGCGGGACGCCGTATCGAGCTGGTCACGCTGGACGACGGCTTTGACGCGAAGCGCACGCCGGACAATGTGCGCAAGCTGCTGCAGGACGAGAAGGTCTTTGCGCTGTTCATGGTGCGCGGCACGCCGCAGAACGAAAGCATCCTGCCGATCATCGCGGCCGAGAAGGTGCCGCTGGTGGCGCCGCTGACCGGAGCGATCACGCTGCACCGCCCGGTCAACCGCTACGTCTTCAACGTGCGGGCCAAGTACCAGGATGAAGTCGCGCGCGCGATCAACCACCTGGCGACCTCGGGCATGACGCGCATCGCCATCGTCTATGCCAGCGACGGGTTCGGCAAGGACGTATTCGAGGGCTTCAACGTTGCGCTGCAGGCGCGCGGCGTGCAACCGGCCGCGTCCGCCAGCTTTGCCCGGCCGATGGGCGACATCACGCAGCAGGTGGCGGCGGTGAACAAGGCCGATCCGCAGGCGGTGCTGGTGATCGGCTCGGGTTCGGAGGCCGCGCGCGTGATCCGCGATATGCGCAAGGCCGGCAGCCAGGCGCAGTTCGTCACGCTGTCGAACAACGCAGCCGACTCCTTCATCAAGGAACTCGGCCCGGATGCCCGCGGGCTCATCATCACGCAGGTCGTACCGGGCATGAACTCGAGCCAGATGTCACTGGCCAGCGAGTACCGCAACCTGGCGCGGCAGCAGAACGTGGACCCGAGCAACGCCGGCATGGAGGGCTTCATGTCCGCGAAGGTACTGGTGGAAGGGCTGCGCCGCGCGGGCCCCGACCTGACCCGCGAGCGCCTGGTCGCGGCGCTCGAGAACCTGCGCGACTACGACCTGGGCGGCATTCTCATCAGCTACAGCCCGGCCCGCCACACGGGGTCGTCCTTTGTCGAGATGTCGATCGTCTCGTCGACGGGCAAGCTGATCCGCTGA
- a CDS encoding LysR family transcriptional regulator, translating into MNLSVKHLRAFVALATHRNFTRAARACHLSQSAFSALVQTLEEQAGSRLFERTTRHVELSADGVRFEETARRLLADFEAAFEDLRAHAERRKGRVSIAALPSIAGGDLPPLLAAFRQRYPGIALELFDQLADGCIDMVRRGRADFALAPAPAQDDDLSVEPLVHDTFHLVCPATHALARKRRITPQMLAGQPFIHLSRTSSVRQHLDAALHPLKLSSVMEVEHLATVAALVQAGLGVSVVPSLALFQFQREGLAIRPLQMPSLVRDICLVRLRERGDSAAAAAMIDCLREQYGRRRG; encoded by the coding sequence ATGAATCTCTCCGTCAAGCACCTGCGCGCCTTCGTGGCGCTGGCCACTCATCGCAACTTCACGCGCGCCGCGCGTGCGTGCCACCTGTCGCAGTCGGCGTTCAGCGCGCTGGTCCAGACCCTGGAAGAGCAGGCCGGCAGCCGCCTGTTCGAACGCACCACGCGGCACGTCGAGCTGAGCGCCGACGGCGTGCGCTTCGAGGAAACCGCGCGGCGCCTGCTGGCCGATTTCGAAGCCGCGTTCGAAGACCTGCGCGCCCACGCCGAGCGCCGCAAGGGCCGCGTCAGCATCGCGGCGCTGCCGTCGATTGCCGGCGGCGACCTGCCGCCATTGCTGGCGGCCTTCCGCCAGCGCTACCCGGGCATTGCGCTGGAGCTCTTCGACCAGCTGGCCGACGGCTGCATCGATATGGTCCGGCGCGGCCGCGCCGACTTTGCGCTGGCCCCGGCGCCGGCCCAGGACGACGACCTGAGCGTCGAGCCGCTCGTGCACGACACCTTCCACCTGGTCTGCCCGGCGACGCACGCGCTGGCGCGCAAGCGCCGCATCACGCCGCAGATGCTGGCGGGCCAGCCCTTCATCCACCTGTCGCGGACCAGCAGCGTGCGCCAGCACCTGGATGCCGCGCTGCATCCGCTGAAGCTCAGCAGCGTGATGGAAGTGGAACACCTGGCCACGGTCGCCGCCCTCGTGCAAGCCGGGCTTGGCGTGAGCGTGGTGCCGTCGCTGGCCCTGTTCCAGTTCCAGCGCGAGGGGTTGGCTATCCGGCCGCTGCAGATGCCGTCTCTGGTCAGGGATATCTGCCTGGTGCGGCTGCGCGAGCGTGGCGACTCGGCCGCGGCGGCGGCCATGATCGATTGCCTGCGTGAGCAATACGGCCGGCGCCGGGGCTGA
- a CDS encoding acyclic terpene utilization AtuA family protein, which translates to MTAPLLIGSGAGFSGDRTDAALPVVRTLIAAGGPAALIFETLAERTLALAQLARRSDPAAGYEPLLDALLTPVLGLCLANRIPIIGNFGAANPRGAAARVRQLAQELGLPAPRVAVVEGDDLSHAAGRALLRDIVGPGFPETRFVCANAYIGARGIADALQAGAQVVVCGRVADPALAVGPAMAHFGWSWQDWDRLAAATMAGHLLECGAQVTGGYFADPGRKDVPDVHAVGFPIAQLDEAGAIEIFKAAGTGGCVDLRTVKEQLLYEVHDPAAYLTPDVVADISAVTVAQLGPDRVAVRNVRGHARPEQLKANLFFQGGWMAEGEISYAGPNAAARARLAADIVRRRMALLGHDVPIRFDLIGVLSVLADDAGRMLAQPGPHEAAAEDVRLRAALAHEDAAVAQALLREVNALYTCGPAGGGGVRTAQRARLNAMSCLVPRDAVTPGHTFID; encoded by the coding sequence ATGACCGCTCCCTTGCTGATCGGCTCCGGCGCCGGCTTCTCCGGCGACCGCACCGATGCCGCCCTGCCCGTCGTGCGCACCCTGATCGCGGCCGGCGGACCCGCCGCGCTGATCTTCGAGACGCTGGCCGAACGCACGCTGGCGCTGGCGCAGCTGGCCCGGCGCAGCGACCCCGCGGCTGGCTACGAGCCGTTGCTCGATGCCTTGCTGACGCCCGTGCTCGGACTCTGCCTGGCCAATCGCATTCCGATCATCGGCAACTTTGGCGCGGCCAATCCGCGCGGCGCGGCGGCGCGGGTGCGCCAGCTTGCGCAGGAGCTTGGGTTGCCGGCGCCGCGCGTGGCCGTGGTGGAGGGCGATGACCTGTCGCACGCGGCAGGCCGCGCGCTGTTGCGCGATATCGTCGGGCCCGGTTTTCCCGAGACGCGCTTCGTCTGCGCCAATGCATATATCGGCGCACGCGGCATTGCCGATGCGCTGCAGGCTGGTGCGCAGGTGGTGGTCTGCGGCCGCGTGGCGGATCCTGCGCTGGCGGTGGGCCCGGCCATGGCGCACTTCGGCTGGTCCTGGCAGGACTGGGACCGGCTCGCGGCGGCCACCATGGCAGGGCATCTGCTCGAGTGCGGCGCGCAGGTCACCGGCGGCTACTTCGCCGATCCCGGCAGGAAGGACGTGCCGGACGTCCATGCCGTGGGCTTCCCGATCGCGCAGTTGGACGAAGCCGGCGCCATCGAGATCTTCAAGGCCGCAGGTACCGGCGGCTGCGTGGACCTGCGCACGGTCAAGGAGCAGTTGCTGTACGAGGTCCACGACCCCGCAGCGTACCTGACGCCTGACGTGGTGGCCGATATCAGCGCGGTGACGGTCGCGCAACTCGGCCCCGATCGCGTCGCGGTGCGCAATGTGCGCGGCCATGCGCGGCCGGAGCAGCTCAAGGCCAACCTGTTTTTCCAAGGCGGCTGGATGGCGGAAGGCGAGATCTCCTACGCAGGCCCGAATGCGGCAGCGCGCGCGCGCCTGGCCGCCGATATCGTGCGCCGGCGCATGGCGCTGCTCGGGCATGACGTGCCCATCCGCTTCGACCTGATCGGCGTGCTCAGCGTGCTCGCCGACGATGCCGGCCGGATGCTGGCGCAACCGGGCCCGCACGAAGCCGCCGCCGAGGACGTGCGCCTGCGCGCCGCGCTGGCGCATGAGGACGCCGCGGTCGCGCAGGCACTGCTGCGCGAGGTCAATGCGCTGTATACGTGCGGCCCGGCAGGCGGCGGCGGCGTGCGCACGGCACAGCGCGCGCGGCTTAACGCAATGTCCTGCCTGGTCCCGCGTGATGCGGTGACGCCGGGCCATACCTTCATCGACTGA
- a CDS encoding tripartite tricarboxylate transporter substrate binding protein, whose product MPGIHRILTAAVFALSALPAAQALAEYPDKPIRFVVPFAAGSATDQLARAIGQAVTVDSKVTVVVDNKPGANGFIAATDVAKASADGYTVLITTNTTHAANEHLFHKLPYDPVKDYTPVTALGRGGQIMVVNPQLPAKTVGEFIALAKKQPGKLSFGSGSSSSRIAGELFQQMAHVELLHVPYKSNPLAVTDLLGNQIQMMITDTATGLPQVKSGKLRALGVSGKTRSPLAPDVPTIDEAGVKGYEMSYWFAAYAPAGTPPAVVNKLNAMLVKAARSDTAASFYQGTGTEVFTSTPAELARFQQQESAKWGRIIKAANIQPE is encoded by the coding sequence ATGCCTGGCATCCACAGGATCCTTACCGCTGCCGTATTCGCCCTGTCCGCGCTGCCCGCGGCGCAGGCGCTCGCCGAGTATCCCGACAAGCCGATCCGCTTCGTCGTGCCATTTGCGGCCGGCAGCGCGACCGACCAGCTGGCCCGCGCGATCGGGCAGGCCGTGACCGTGGACAGCAAGGTCACCGTGGTGGTGGACAACAAGCCCGGCGCCAACGGCTTCATTGCCGCCACCGATGTCGCCAAGGCCAGCGCCGACGGGTATACGGTGCTGATCACCACCAACACCACGCACGCCGCCAACGAGCACCTGTTCCACAAGCTGCCGTATGACCCGGTCAAGGACTACACGCCGGTGACGGCGCTGGGCCGCGGCGGCCAGATCATGGTCGTGAACCCGCAGCTGCCGGCCAAGACCGTGGGCGAGTTCATCGCGCTGGCGAAGAAGCAGCCAGGCAAGCTCAGCTTCGGCAGCGGCAGTTCGTCGTCGCGCATCGCCGGCGAGCTGTTCCAGCAGATGGCGCATGTCGAGCTGCTGCACGTGCCTTACAAGAGCAACCCGCTGGCCGTGACCGACCTGCTCGGCAACCAGATCCAGATGATGATCACCGATACCGCCACCGGCCTGCCGCAGGTCAAGAGCGGCAAGCTGCGCGCGCTCGGGGTATCGGGCAAGACCCGCTCGCCACTGGCGCCCGATGTCCCGACCATCGACGAGGCGGGTGTCAAGGGCTATGAGATGAGCTACTGGTTCGCGGCGTACGCGCCGGCCGGCACGCCGCCCGCGGTGGTCAACAAGCTCAATGCCATGCTGGTGAAGGCCGCGCGCAGCGACACCGCCGCGAGCTTCTACCAGGGCACCGGCACGGAAGTGTTTACGAGCACGCCGGCGGAGCTGGCCCGCTTCCAGCAGCAGGAATCGGCCAAATGGGGCCGCATCATCAAGGCCGCGAATATCCAGCCTGAATAA
- a CDS encoding MBL fold metallo-hydrolase, producing MKPPNALTHRLAGALVAGAALVGTLLPPILPAAHAAPPAQVRTQAPGYYRMMVGQFEVTALYDGYIDLDPKLFKYTSAREMQRLLARSFVASTPGMQTAVNAYVVNTGSHLVLVDTGAAGCFGPTLGQVVTNLRAAGYEPAQVDTVLLTHLHGDHACGLVSGGQAVFPNATVYADKADASYWLGDANAAAAGKDSQALFGMARDAVAPYQAASRFRTFDAVTGTEPVPGVRTVAAYGHTPGHTGYLFTSGKDSLLLWGDIVHNHAVQFRRPSVSIEFDVDSHAAAITRNRILADAAKGRLWVGGAHLPFPGLGHVRRDTAGYEWVPVEFGPIREDRLAPQR from the coding sequence ATGAAGCCGCCGAATGCCTTGACCCATCGACTTGCCGGTGCCCTCGTTGCCGGGGCGGCCCTGGTTGGCACGTTGTTGCCACCTATCTTGCCCGCCGCGCATGCCGCGCCGCCGGCGCAGGTCAGGACGCAGGCGCCGGGGTACTACCGCATGATGGTGGGCCAGTTCGAGGTGACGGCACTCTACGACGGCTACATCGACCTGGATCCGAAACTCTTCAAGTACACCAGTGCGCGCGAAATGCAGCGCCTGCTGGCGCGCAGTTTCGTGGCATCGACACCCGGCATGCAGACGGCTGTCAATGCCTATGTGGTGAATACCGGCAGCCATCTCGTGCTGGTCGATACCGGCGCTGCGGGCTGCTTCGGGCCGACGCTGGGCCAGGTCGTCACCAACCTGCGCGCGGCCGGTTACGAGCCGGCGCAGGTCGACACCGTGCTCCTTACGCACCTGCACGGAGACCATGCCTGCGGCCTCGTTTCCGGCGGGCAGGCGGTGTTTCCCAACGCCACGGTATACGCCGACAAGGCCGACGCCAGCTACTGGCTTGGCGATGCCAACGCCGCCGCGGCCGGCAAGGACAGCCAGGCGCTGTTCGGCATGGCGCGCGATGCCGTGGCGCCATACCAGGCCGCCAGCCGCTTCCGCACCTTTGACGCGGTCACGGGTACGGAGCCGGTGCCGGGTGTGCGCACGGTAGCCGCCTACGGCCACACGCCGGGGCATACCGGCTACCTGTTTACCTCGGGCAAGGACAGCCTGCTGCTGTGGGGCGACATCGTCCACAACCATGCGGTGCAGTTCCGCCGGCCTTCCGTGTCGATCGAGTTCGATGTCGACAGCCACGCCGCGGCGATCACGCGCAACCGGATCCTGGCCGATGCGGCAAAGGGCAGGTTGTGGGTCGGCGGCGCGCACCTGCCGTTTCCGGGCCTTGGCCACGTGCGCCGGGACACGGCCGGCTATGAGTGGGTGCCGGTGGAGTTTGGCCCGATCCGAGAGGACAGGCTTGCACCGCAGCGCTAA
- a CDS encoding c-type cytochrome yields MSGLARADAAAGQAKAQVCVTCHGPQGNSTDPAHPQLAGQNSRYIYLQLRDFKEGRRSNSDMSPVAAKLSREDMQDLADYFAAQKPLPSTYKVDAARVDAGRKKAEEVLCTMCHLGGFSGQNEIPRVAGQHYAYIVKQLEDFRARRRTNDAGNMTSVSRNLSDDDIRNLASYVTNLN; encoded by the coding sequence ATGAGCGGCCTGGCCCGCGCGGACGCCGCCGCCGGACAAGCCAAGGCCCAGGTGTGCGTGACCTGCCACGGTCCGCAAGGCAACTCGACCGATCCGGCCCACCCGCAGCTGGCCGGCCAGAATTCCCGCTACATATACCTGCAGTTGCGCGACTTCAAGGAAGGCCGCCGCAGCAACTCGGATATGTCGCCAGTGGCCGCGAAACTCTCGCGCGAGGACATGCAGGACCTGGCCGACTATTTCGCTGCGCAGAAGCCGCTGCCTTCCACTTACAAGGTCGACGCCGCGCGCGTCGATGCGGGGCGCAAGAAAGCCGAGGAGGTGCTGTGTACCATGTGCCACCTTGGCGGGTTCTCGGGCCAGAACGAGATCCCGCGCGTGGCGGGGCAGCACTACGCCTATATCGTCAAGCAGCTCGAAGATTTCCGCGCCAGGCGGCGCACCAATGACGCGGGCAATATGACCAGCGTCTCGCGCAACCTGAGCGATGACGATATCCGCAACCTTGCCAGCTACGTCACGAACCTGAATTAG
- a CDS encoding PQQ-binding-like beta-propeller repeat protein encodes MLSVPRLSRHALSLLFLTLVASAAHGAEEIQGGATTPGSPMSGALRPVTQAQLDGALTNSNDWLHSNGSYGQTRYYAGSQINTKNVARLRPAFVFQTAVMESMETAPIVVNGVMFLTTSYNHVYAIDAVTGKEFWHYKHKMGPVTTFCCGPNNRGVAISGDRLYMGTLDSKLVSLDAKTGKLLWETQIADPELGYSETMAPVVIDDKVLIGTNGGEYGIRGFVKAFSANDGKLLWTFYTIPEKGHEGVWATKDATGRDMKRDIAAEKKMLADKGGGFYKTLGGGVWMAPAVDRANKLVIFVVGNPSPDLYGAIRPGDNLYTDSMVAIDLDTGAYKWHSQYIAHDVWDLDAVSPPILVDVRDEKGAMIPGVIHGGKTGHVYVHDRRDGRLIRFSEAMVPQENMWTLPTPAGARMLPGANGGVEWSPMAFNPKLRLAYAANLHQPMTYQVEDVPYPGGKLWLGGAFKTIPSEQQWGKLSAVNIDTGKVKWDFKTDQPLIGGVLATAGGLVFNGEGNGLFRAFDAATGKKLWEYQCGAGVNAPAVSYMVGGKQYIAVAAGGNTQIDFKRGNSIFVFAVQ; translated from the coding sequence ATGCTCTCTGTCCCTCGTCTCTCCCGGCATGCCCTTTCCCTGCTGTTCCTGACCCTGGTTGCCTCCGCCGCGCACGGCGCCGAAGAGATCCAGGGCGGCGCGACCACCCCGGGATCGCCAATGTCCGGCGCGCTGCGTCCCGTCACCCAGGCACAGCTCGACGGCGCGCTGACCAACAGCAACGACTGGCTGCATTCCAACGGCTCGTACGGCCAGACGCGCTACTACGCCGGCAGCCAGATCAACACGAAGAATGTTGCCAGGCTGCGGCCCGCGTTCGTGTTCCAGACCGCCGTGATGGAGTCGATGGAGACCGCGCCGATCGTCGTCAACGGCGTGATGTTCCTCACCACGTCTTATAACCACGTCTACGCCATCGACGCGGTGACCGGCAAGGAGTTCTGGCACTACAAGCACAAAATGGGGCCGGTCACGACCTTCTGCTGCGGCCCGAACAACCGCGGCGTGGCGATCAGCGGCGACCGTCTCTACATGGGCACGCTCGATTCCAAGCTGGTCTCGCTCGATGCGAAGACCGGCAAGTTGCTCTGGGAGACGCAGATCGCCGATCCTGAACTGGGCTATTCGGAAACCATGGCGCCGGTCGTCATCGACGACAAGGTGCTGATCGGCACCAATGGCGGCGAATATGGCATCCGCGGCTTCGTCAAGGCGTTCAGCGCCAACGACGGCAAGCTCTTGTGGACCTTCTACACGATTCCCGAGAAGGGCCATGAAGGTGTCTGGGCCACCAAGGACGCGACCGGCCGCGACATGAAGCGCGATATCGCCGCCGAAAAGAAGATGCTGGCCGACAAGGGCGGCGGCTTCTACAAGACGCTGGGCGGCGGCGTGTGGATGGCGCCCGCCGTGGACCGCGCCAACAAGCTCGTGATCTTCGTCGTGGGCAACCCGTCGCCTGACTTGTACGGCGCCATCCGTCCGGGCGACAACCTGTACACGGACTCCATGGTCGCCATCGATCTCGACACCGGCGCCTACAAGTGGCACTCGCAATATATCGCCCATGACGTCTGGGACCTCGATGCGGTCAGCCCACCGATCCTGGTCGACGTGCGCGACGAGAAGGGTGCCATGATTCCCGGCGTGATCCACGGCGGCAAGACCGGTCACGTCTATGTGCATGATCGCCGCGACGGGCGCCTGATCCGCTTCTCGGAAGCCATGGTGCCGCAGGAAAACATGTGGACGCTGCCGACGCCGGCTGGCGCGCGCATGCTGCCCGGCGCCAATGGCGGCGTCGAATGGTCGCCGATGGCGTTCAACCCGAAGTTGCGCCTCGCCTATGCGGCCAACCTGCACCAGCCGATGACATACCAGGTTGAAGACGTGCCGTATCCCGGTGGCAAGCTGTGGCTCGGCGGCGCCTTCAAGACGATCCCGAGCGAGCAGCAGTGGGGCAAGCTGTCGGCCGTCAATATCGATACGGGCAAGGTGAAGTGGGACTTCAAGACCGATCAGCCGCTGATCGGAGGCGTGCTGGCCACCGCGGGCGGCCTGGTGTTCAACGGCGAGGGCAATGGCCTGTTCCGCGCCTTTGACGCGGCGACGGGCAAGAAGCTGTGGGAGTACCAGTGCGGTGCGGGTGTCAATGCGCCGGCGGTGTCCTACATGGTCGGCGGCAAGCAATACATCGCCGTCGCCGCGGGCGGCAATACCCAGATCGACTTCAAGCGCGGCAACAGCATCTTCGTCTTTGCAGTGCAATAA
- a CDS encoding IS256 family transposase, translating into MKKKRTVASQAAARGPLPALPDGLLDELVKGPMTPGEVQDLMLAFNKAIIERAMSAEMSMHLGYKPGEPKPAEQSNARNGLSGKTVITDRGPVRVELPRDRDGSFDPVLIPKHERRFTGFDERIIAMYARGMSVREIQAFLAESYGTEVSPDFISSVTDEVMAETIAWQNRPLEAMYPVVFFDALRVKIRSDGIVSNKAVYLALGIQADGQRDVLGLWVEQTEGAKFWLKVFNELKNRGCQDILIAVVDGLKGLTEAVATAYPRTTVQTCIVHLIRNSLEYANYKDRKVLAQALRPIYSAASEQEAGQALQDFADGPWGAKYPMIVQSWRRAWEHVIPFFVFPPDIRRVIYTTNAIESLNMQLRKIIKTRGHFPSDEAAIKLLWLALRNVLTKSVRTTYDWKSAMNQFAILYGERFTAARS; encoded by the coding sequence ATGAAGAAGAAACGTACGGTGGCGTCTCAGGCAGCGGCCCGCGGGCCGCTGCCTGCCTTGCCTGACGGCTTGCTTGATGAGTTGGTTAAAGGGCCGATGACGCCCGGCGAGGTCCAGGATCTGATGCTGGCGTTCAACAAGGCCATCATCGAGCGGGCGATGAGCGCCGAGATGAGCATGCATTTGGGCTACAAGCCAGGCGAGCCCAAGCCGGCCGAGCAGTCCAATGCGCGTAACGGTCTGAGCGGCAAGACCGTGATCACCGACCGCGGCCCGGTGCGGGTCGAACTGCCACGCGACCGCGATGGCAGTTTCGATCCGGTTCTGATCCCGAAGCACGAACGGCGCTTTACCGGCTTCGATGAGCGCATTATCGCCATGTACGCGCGCGGCATGAGCGTGCGCGAGATCCAGGCGTTTCTGGCCGAGAGCTACGGCACCGAAGTCTCCCCGGACTTCATCAGCTCGGTCACCGACGAGGTCATGGCCGAGACCATCGCCTGGCAGAACCGTCCGCTTGAGGCCATGTACCCGGTCGTGTTCTTCGACGCGTTGCGGGTCAAGATCCGCAGTGACGGCATCGTCAGCAATAAGGCCGTGTATCTGGCATTGGGAATCCAGGCAGATGGCCAGCGCGACGTGCTGGGCCTGTGGGTCGAGCAGACCGAAGGCGCCAAGTTCTGGCTCAAGGTCTTCAATGAACTCAAGAACCGAGGCTGCCAGGACATCCTGATCGCAGTGGTCGACGGCCTCAAGGGGTTGACGGAGGCCGTTGCCACGGCCTATCCCCGCACGACGGTGCAGACCTGCATTGTGCATTTGATCCGCAACAGCCTGGAATACGCCAACTATAAGGACCGCAAGGTGCTGGCACAGGCGCTGCGTCCGATCTACAGCGCGGCCAGCGAACAAGAGGCCGGGCAGGCGCTGCAGGACTTCGCCGACGGCCCGTGGGGAGCCAAGTACCCGATGATCGTGCAGTCGTGGCGACGCGCCTGGGAGCACGTCATACCGTTCTTCGTGTTCCCGCCCGACATCCGGCGTGTGATCTACACCACGAATGCCATTGAGAGCTTGAACATGCAGTTGCGCAAGATCATCAAGACCCGGGGCCACTTCCCTTCGGATGAAGCTGCGATCAAGTTGCTGTGGCTGGCGCTGCGCAACGTGCTGACCAAGTCCGTTCGCACGACCTATGACTGGAAGTCCGCCATGAATCAGTTTGCTATTCTGTATGGCGAGCGATTTACTGCCGCTCGAAGCTGA
- a CDS encoding ankyrin repeat domain-containing protein has protein sequence MNRAVQRVSMMGLCLLGALCLQATVRAEDDVSLNARLLASARAGDEAGVRSALQQGAAVDSRNRIGDTALITAAKRGLTGMARTLVDHGANVSQPNLQGVTPLMAAAFGGYPDITAMLLERHADLNATDRISKTAMVYAAGQGQVAVVKQLLDAGVDVNARYQHGLTALMWAAGYDKSEVVQLLLARGADAALQDDRGLTARAIADQAGAKAAAAVMAARP, from the coding sequence ATGAACCGCGCAGTGCAGAGAGTTTCCATGATGGGGCTGTGCCTGCTCGGGGCACTGTGCCTGCAGGCAACCGTCCGGGCCGAGGACGACGTCAGCCTGAATGCCCGGCTGCTGGCTTCAGCCCGCGCCGGCGACGAGGCCGGCGTGCGCAGCGCGCTGCAACAAGGCGCCGCGGTCGATTCGCGCAACCGGATCGGCGACACCGCGCTGATTACCGCCGCCAAGCGCGGGCTGACCGGCATGGCGCGCACGCTGGTCGATCACGGCGCCAATGTCAGCCAGCCCAACCTCCAGGGCGTCACGCCGCTGATGGCGGCAGCGTTTGGCGGCTACCCGGACATCACCGCGATGCTGCTGGAGCGCCACGCCGACCTCAACGCGACCGACCGCATCAGCAAGACGGCCATGGTCTACGCCGCCGGGCAGGGGCAGGTGGCGGTGGTGAAGCAATTGCTCGATGCCGGCGTGGACGTCAACGCGCGCTATCAGCATGGGCTCACGGCGCTGATGTGGGCCGCCGGCTACGACAAGAGCGAGGTCGTGCAGCTGCTGCTGGCGCGCGGCGCCGATGCCGCCCTGCAGGACGACCGCGGGCTGACCGCGCGCGCCATTGCCGACCAGGCAGGCGCCAAAGCCGCGGCGGCCGTCATGGCTGCGCGCCCGTAG
- a CDS encoding beta-propeller fold lactonase family protein, producing the protein MTSTSPSMRAAALLALAALLATTGQARAAQAYVSSESGGIAVIDLERMERLPGPVIAGKGPRGLGLTADGKYLLTANKESGDMSVIDVAAGKEVKRVPIGQNPEFVRVAGDQAFVTYEPGERPGPPGKPGTPTAPKDAGKHDDDKPLPAEIAVVDLRTWRVARTIRSGLETEGIEFSRDGQLMLVTNEGDDTVTVYEKASGRQLQRLPMPAGSRPRGIRASPDGSRYVVTLESANAFLVLAADDYRVLRTVPTRTGPYGITFDRSGARVFVAASRADTLQVFDGQSYAPLADIAVGKRCWHFSFTPDDARLLVACGRSNAVQVFDARSYQPVQQVDGVPLAWGVVTYPKSVGSIDAP; encoded by the coding sequence ATGACATCGACATCCCCCTCCATGCGTGCCGCCGCACTGCTGGCGCTTGCCGCCCTGCTGGCCACGACGGGCCAGGCCCGCGCGGCGCAGGCCTATGTGTCCTCCGAGAGCGGCGGCATTGCCGTAATCGACCTGGAGCGCATGGAACGCCTGCCAGGCCCGGTCATCGCGGGCAAGGGACCGCGCGGGCTCGGGCTTACCGCGGACGGCAAATACCTGCTGACGGCAAACAAGGAAAGCGGCGACATGTCCGTGATCGACGTAGCCGCCGGCAAGGAGGTGAAGCGCGTGCCGATCGGCCAGAACCCGGAGTTCGTGCGCGTGGCCGGCGATCAGGCCTTCGTCACATACGAGCCCGGCGAACGGCCGGGCCCACCGGGGAAGCCTGGCACACCGACAGCTCCCAAGGACGCCGGCAAGCACGACGACGACAAGCCGCTGCCGGCCGAAATCGCCGTGGTCGACCTGCGCACCTGGCGCGTGGCGCGCACCATCCGCAGCGGCCTGGAAACCGAGGGCATCGAGTTCTCGCGCGACGGGCAGCTGATGCTGGTCACCAATGAAGGCGACGACACGGTCACCGTCTACGAGAAGGCGAGCGGCCGGCAGCTGCAACGCCTGCCAATGCCTGCCGGTTCGCGTCCGCGCGGCATCCGCGCGAGTCCCGACGGCAGCCGCTATGTGGTGACGCTGGAATCTGCCAACGCATTCCTGGTACTGGCCGCCGACGACTACCGCGTGCTGCGCACCGTACCCACGCGCACCGGACCCTATGGCATCACCTTCGACCGCAGCGGCGCCCGCGTGTTCGTGGCGGCTTCGCGCGCTGACACGCTGCAGGTCTTCGACGGCCAGAGCTACGCGCCGCTGGCCGATATCGCCGTGGGCAAGCGCTGCTGGCACTTCAGCTTCACGCCCGACGACGCGCGCCTGCTGGTGGCGTGCGGGCGTTCCAATGCCGTGCAGGTGTTCGACGCGCGCAGCTACCAGCCGGTGCAGCAGGTCGACGGGGTGCCGCTCGCGTGGGGTGTCGTGACCTATCCGAAGAGCGTCGGTTCGATCGACGCACCCTGA